Part of the Blastocatellia bacterium genome, GGAGTCCGCGAGTCAGGAATAAGGGCGAATGCGTCTGACAGTCGGCGAATCATTCCTTCGAGGGTCATGCTCCCAGAGTTGTTGCATAAGCCCTAGAGTCAATCCAAGCGCACAACTGTGACTGCATCTGAGCCGATTTTTCGCGCGTTCCAGCCCTACCGGGAATTGCTGCAAACCGTTTGATGTCGTTGGCTCATTCCGATGAAACCAGTTATAATGAGCGCGGCATTCATGGTTACGTGGTGAAGACTCGGTCGGCAAATAATGACACGCACAGACTCGATTGTGAAAAAATTCTTCTCCGGCTCAATGTGGCTTATCGGTCTTGCTCTGGCGATAGCGGTATTAGCCCTGAACCACCCGGCGGGGGAACTCCCAAATCCGAAATCCGAAATCCGAAACGATAGCGAAACCCAAAATCCGGATGTTTCGGATTTCGATATCCGTGCTTCGGATTTCCGAGTTGAGCGCCTGTCCGTTGAAGACGGGCTTTCCAATGCCTTCGTCTGGGATATTCTCCAGGACCATCAAGGGTTCTTATGGTTTGCCACCGAGGATGGGCTCAACCGGTTCGACGGCTACGAATTCACTATCTTTCGGCATCAAGGTCCCGGCACTGTGAGCCATAATACCATCTGGGCGCTCTATGAAGATCAGGCCGGGACGTTGTGGGTGGGCACCTATGGCGGCGGGCTCAATAAGTTCGACCGGGCCACCCAAACCTTCGCCCACTATCAACACGATCCGCAAAACCCGAACAGTTTAAGCGATGATCGTGTCCGGGCCATCCATGAATCTCCTGATGAGCCGGGCATCCTCTGGATTGCCACGTATGGCGGGGGCTTGAATCGGTTTGATACACACAAAGAAACATTCACTCGCTATCGTCATGATCCCAACGATCCCACCAGCTTGAGTCATGATTTGATCTGGTCCATGTGCGAAGACCGAACGGGTGCGTTATGGTTGGGAACCATCGGTGGTTTATCCCGATTGAATCGAGAGGAAAAAGAAAAGGCGAGGAATTCGCCAGGGGTGAAGTTCATCAACTACCAGCCTGACCCCAAGAATCCTTGGAGCTTGAGTCATAGCTACGTGACCTCAATCTATGAAGACCGATCCGGGGCGCTCTGGGTGGGAACCAGTGATGGCGGGCTCAACCGGTTTGAGCGGAACACAGAAACATTCACGCCGTTCAAGCATGATCCGACGAACCCGCAGAGCTTGAGCCACAATGCCATCCGGCCCATCTTTGAAGATAGCGCCGGCCATCTGTGGATTGGCACGTATGGTGGCGGGCTGAACCGGTTTGATCGAGCGACGGAAACATTCATCCATTATCAGAACGATCCGGGCGATCCCCACAGCTTGAGCAATAATATCGTAAGACACATCTATGAAGACCGGGCCGGCGTGCTTTGGGTGGCTACCTGGGGCGGCGGGCTCAATAAACTGGTCAAACCGAAATTTGCCGCGTATCGTCACGAGCCGAATAATCCCCACAGTTTGCCTCACAATTACGTCACTGCCGTGTGTGAAGATCATGCCGGTTCGCTCTGGGTGGGTACCCAGGCTGGCGGGCTCACCCGCATCGGTTGGGATGACGCGGGCTCGGCCACCTTCGAGTCTTTTCAACACCAAGACAAGAACGCCCAGGGTTTGAGCGATAACTATGTGACGGTGGTGTATGAAGCGCCGGATGAGCCAGGGATCTTATGGATTGGCACTTTTGACAAAGGGCTGAACCGGCTGGACACCAAAACAAAATCCTTTGCCCTTTATCAACACGATTCCAGGAACCCCGATAGCCTGACCAGCAACCGCATCCTATCGCTCTGCGCCTCGCCGACCCAGCCGGGCGTGCTCTGGATTGGCACCGACGACGGGGGGTTGAATCGGTTGGACAGAACATCGTCAACATTCACTTATGTTCCTTATGACAATAAAAAACGTGACGACCCCAATCATGATTCAATCCGGACCGTCTATGAATCCCCTAAGACGAAAACCCTGTGGGTCGGAACCGACGGCGCAGGACTCTATAAACTAGTCGGGAGCCGGAAGTCAGCGGCGTATGACGTGGTCGGCTACCGTCATGCGCGGGACAACCCGAATAGTTTGATCAGCGATCGCGTCCACTCCATTTATGAAAGCACAGACGGCACGCTCTGGATTGGAACGTTTGAGGGCTTGAGCCGATTCGATCCGAACACCGGACGCTTCACCTCCTACCGCGAATCAGACGGTCTGCCCAACAATGTCATCTACGGGATCTTGGAAGATCAGGCCGGCCATCTTTGGATGAGCACTAATAAAGGGCTGTCCCAGTTCAACCCGGCGACGAATCGCTTCAAAAACTATGATGTCACAGACGGCCTGCAAAGCAATCAGTTTTATTTCGGCGCGGTCTTCAAAGGTCGGAGTGGACGAATGTATCTCGGCGGCGTCAATGGCTTGAATCTCTTTCATCCTGACAGGATCAAAGATAATCCGCATGTCCCACCCATTGTCGTGACTGATTTTCAAATCTTCAATGAGTCAGTGCCGCTGGCGGCGGCTGGAACGAAGAGCCGGTTCTCGCTGCCCAAACACATTACTATCACCAATGAAATCGCGCTGTCCTACAAAGCCAGTGTTTTCTCCTTTGAGTTTGCCGCACTCGACTACTCGGTTCCGGAGAAGAATCAGTACGCCTACAAGATGGACGGCTTTGATGAGGCGTGGACGTATTCCGGCAGCCGACGTTTTGCTACCTACACCAATCTGGATCCGGGCGACTATGTGTTCCGCGTCAAAGGCTCCAATAATGATGGGGTCTGGAACGAAAAAGGCATAGCCATCAAAATCAGCATCACGCCGCCGCTGTGGCGAACGTGGTGGGCGTATCTGTCTTATGTGGCGCTGGCTCTCTTCCTGGTGTTTGGATTCATCAAACTCCGCACGCGGCACCTGGAACAATCGCGGCAAGCGCTGGAAAAAATCGTGCAGGAGCGGACGCAAGAGATTCACAAAGCGCAGGAACAACTGATTATGCAGGACAGACTCGCCTCGCTGGGCACGTTGACCGCTGGCATCGCTCATGAGATCAAGAACCCGTTGAATTTCGTCACCAATTTTGCCACGCTATCACGCGACTTGCTGCAAGAACTGCGGGAAGGTCTGGACAAGCTCAATGAACAAGCGGACGCCGAAACGACCGCCGATCTCCAAGAGGTTCTGTGCCTGCTGGAAGAAAACATCGCCAAGATCAACGAGCACGGCCAACGCGCTGACAGCATCGTGAAGGGCATGCTCCTACACTCTCGCGGCGAGGCTGGCGAGCGGCAGCCGGCGGACATTAACGCCATCCTCGACGAATACGTGGGCCTGGCTTATCACGGCATGCGCGGCACGGACTCGACGTTTAATATCAAAATCGAAAAGGAGTACGACCCTTCGATTGGGCAGGTTGAAGTGGTGCGGCAGGATTTGAGCCGCGTCTTTCTCAACCTGGTCAACAATGCCTGCTATGCCACCCACGAGAAGAAAAAACAGGTGGGGAACAGTTACTCGCCGGTACTGTCGGTGCGCACCAAAAACCTGGGAGACAGAATAGAGATTCGCATCCGCGACAACGGTCCCGGCATACCGCCGCACATTCGAAATAAAATTTTCCACCCTTTCTTCACCACCAAACCGTCCGGGGAAGGCACCGGGTTGGGGTTGGCCATCAGTTATGACATCATCGTACAGGAGCATGGCGGTGAGATTCGCGTGGAGTCGGAGGAAGGCAGTTTTACGGAGTTCATCATCCTTTTGCCCAAGGATGGGAAGCAGGGAGTGTAACCGATGAAAAGAAACCTCATGTGGCTCATGCTCATCAGCGCGTGCTTGATCAGTGGTCAGTGGTCAGTGGTCAGTGGTCAGAAACGACCGCTCTTGGACGACGGACGACGGACGACGGGCAACGGACAAGAGGCGCGCATCCAATTCGACCGCATTCCCAGCGAGATGGGGCTTTCACAAAATCTGATCACGTGCATTCTGCAAGACCGCCAAGGCTTCCTGTGGTTTGGCACCAAAGACGGATTGAATCGCTTTGATGGCTACAAATTCACTGTCTATCAGCACGACCCGTATGAACCGACGTCGCTCTCGGATAGTGCCATCAGCGCCTTGCATGAAGACCAAACTGGAAGGATGTGGGTTGGCACGCAGAACGGGCTGAATCTGTTCGACCGCAGCAAAGAAGTTTTTTATCGCCTCCTGCCCGATCCGAACAATCCCAACAGCCTGAGCCATCCGAGCGTCGGCGCCATCGCCGAAGACCGGGAGGGAGCAATCTGGATCGGCACCTTGGGCGGCGGCCTCAACAAGTTGGTGCTGCGCCCCCCGGCTGGTGGAAAAGCATCGGCGGCATCGTCCGGCGCGAACCCGTTAGAGGGCGCACGGTTCACACGCTTCACACACGATCCGAACAATCCGAACAGCTTGGGCAGTGATTTTGTCGGACAAGTCGTTGAGGACGGCAGAGGCACGGTCTGGGCTACGACGATGAAAGGCACGTTACCCCCAGCACAGGGCGGTTATTTGGTGACCCGCTTCCGCGGCGACGGAAGCCATCCGGCGTGGAACGATTGGCTGGAACGCGACGAATACAGAAAGTTCATCTGCCGGGGACGAAATGGCCGGGTCTGGATCGGGGTGGGATCAGCCTTGATTGAGTGGGATGCCATCGCCGAGAAGTTCACTCACCACCAGATTGATTTCAGCGCGATATCGGGAACGTCCTGGAAGCCGGAGGACAACTTTTGGCAGGCCGTCCGAGGGATGATGGAAGACCGCGCCGGAACCATCTGGATCGGATCGACCTGGGGACTGGCGCGGTTTGATCCGGGCATGGATACGATTGCCGCTTTCCGTTACGAGCCGGGCAATCCGCACAGCATTGCTGAGAGCGGTATCTATTCAATTTGTGAAGACAGCGGCGGCGTGCTATGGTTTGGCTCGAACGGCAATGGATTGTTCCGCTATGATCCCAAAGCTCAGCGCTTCACTCATCGCCATAGGGAGGGCGCAAAGCTCTCGCTCTGGCGCGGCACAAGCATCAGGTCATTGTGCCAGACGCGCGACGGTACGCTGTGGATTGGCACAGCAAACCTGCAACTACTGCGGATGAATCGCGTCACCGGTGAAGTGACACCGTTTCAGGTGGCTCAACCGAATGTCCCGCCCTTGGAATTGGTGTTCTCGATGTTACAAGACAGAACCGGCGCATTATGGATTGGCAGTTCGGAGGGGTTATTCCAGGTGGATTGGCGCGATGGAAAGCCCGGACAGATTTCCCGGTTTAAGCCCGATCCAGATGTGCCCAGAGGTTCCGGTCGTGATGATGTTTATAAAGTTATTGAAGACAGGTCTGGTGAGATTTGGATTGCGACGGCTAACGCACT contains:
- a CDS encoding ATP-binding protein, with the translated sequence MRGTDSTFNIKIEKEYDPSIGQVEVVRQDLSRVFLNLVNNACYATHEKKKQVGNSYSPVLSVRTKNLGDRIEIRIRDNGPGIPPHIRNKIFHPFFTTKPSGEGTGLGLAISYDIIVQEHGGEIRVESEEGSFTEFIILLPKDGKQGV